A single genomic interval of Phocoena sinus isolate mPhoSin1 chromosome 15, mPhoSin1.pri, whole genome shotgun sequence harbors:
- the LOC116740334 gene encoding 60S ribosomal protein L27-like, producing MGKFMKPGKVVLVLAGRYSGRKAVIVKSIDDGTSDRPYRHALVAGIDRYPRKVAAAMGKKKIAKRSKIKSFVKVYNYNHLMPTWYSVDIPLDKTVVNKDVFRDPALKHKAQREAKVKFEERYKTGKNKWFFQKLWF from the coding sequence ATGGGCAAGTTCATGAAACCCGGGAAGGTGGTGCTGGTCCTGGCCGGTCGCTACTCCGGACGCAAAGCGGTCATCGTAAAGAGCATTGATGATGGCACCTCAGACCGACCCTACAGGCATGCTCTGGTGGCTGGAATTGATCGCTATCCCCGCAAAGTGGCAGCTGCCATGGGCAAGAAGAAAATTGCCAAGAGGTCAAAGATCAAGTCTTTTGTGAAAGTTTATAATTATAATCACCTCATGCCTACATGGTACTCTGTGGATATCCCCTTGGACAAAACTGTTGTCAACAAGGATGTCTTCAGAGACCCTGCTCTCAAACACAAGGCCCAACGAGAGGCCAAGGTCAAGTTTGAGGAGAGATACAAGACTGGCAAGAACAAATGGTTCTTTCAGAAGCTGTGGTTTTAG